The following proteins are co-located in the Paenibacillus sp. FSL H8-0079 genome:
- a CDS encoding alpha-glucosidase/alpha-galactosidase has protein sequence MNKITFLGAGSTVFVKNVLGDVMMTEALQDFELALFDIDAERLSDSERLLTSLARSIGSRCVINVYHDRKEALRGAKYVINAIQVGGYDPCTITDFEIPKKYGLRQTIADTLGIGGIFRNLRTIPVMLDFARDMQEVCPDAWFLNYTNPMAVLTNVMNVHGGIKTVGLCHSVQVCVPHMFDALGIDQTGVVAKIAGINHMAWLLEVTKDGQDLYPEIKRLAKEKQKEQHDDMVRFELMQRFGYYVTESSEHNAEYHPYFIKRNYPELIERFNIPLDEYPRRCVNQIEGWKEMRTKLFASENIEHTRSREYASHIMEAMETNQPYKIGGNVMNNGLITNLPREACVEVPCLVDGSGISPTFIGDLPPQLAALNRTNINTQLLTIEAAITGKKEHIYHAAMLDPHTAAELSIDDIVAMCDELIEAHGDWLPKYTS, from the coding sequence ATGAACAAAATTACGTTTCTCGGTGCAGGAAGCACCGTCTTTGTTAAAAATGTATTGGGTGATGTCATGATGACCGAAGCACTGCAGGATTTTGAGTTGGCATTGTTTGATATCGATGCTGAACGTTTGAGCGACTCAGAGCGATTGCTGACCAGTCTGGCCCGTTCGATTGGAAGTCGTTGTGTCATTAACGTATATCATGACCGCAAAGAAGCGCTGCGCGGAGCCAAATATGTCATCAACGCCATTCAAGTCGGTGGATATGATCCATGTACCATTACGGACTTCGAGATTCCGAAGAAATACGGACTACGTCAAACGATTGCAGATACACTCGGCATCGGCGGAATTTTCCGTAACTTGCGTACGATTCCGGTCATGCTGGATTTTGCCCGGGATATGCAGGAAGTATGTCCGGATGCATGGTTCCTGAACTACACCAACCCGATGGCCGTGCTTACCAACGTCATGAACGTGCATGGTGGGATCAAAACGGTAGGATTGTGTCATAGTGTGCAGGTATGTGTGCCGCATATGTTCGATGCACTGGGGATCGATCAGACAGGTGTCGTGGCCAAAATTGCAGGCATCAACCACATGGCGTGGCTGCTCGAAGTTACAAAAGATGGGCAGGATCTGTACCCCGAGATTAAACGCCTGGCGAAGGAAAAACAGAAGGAACAGCATGACGACATGGTTCGTTTTGAGCTGATGCAGCGTTTTGGCTATTATGTAACGGAATCCTCCGAACACAATGCCGAGTACCACCCTTACTTCATCAAGCGGAACTACCCGGAACTAATCGAACGCTTCAACATTCCACTGGATGAGTATCCACGCCGGTGTGTGAACCAGATTGAAGGCTGGAAAGAGATGCGTACCAAGCTGTTTGCCAGCGAAAATATTGAACATACCCGTAGCCGGGAATACGCATCGCATATTATGGAGGCTATGGAGACGAACCAACCTTACAAAATTGGCGGCAACGTCATGAACAACGGATTGATTACGAACCTGCCGCGCGAGGCATGTGTCGAGGTACCTTGTCTGGTGGATGGATCAGGGATCAGCCCTACGTTCATTGGTGACCTGCCCCCACAACTCGCGGCATTGAACCGGACCAACATCAACACGCAGCTGCTGACGATTGAAGCGGCAATTACCGGCAAAAAAGAACATATCTATCACGCCGCTATGCTTGATCCACACACGGCTGCGGAGCTGTCTATCGATGATATCGTAGCGATGTGTGATGAGTTGATTGAGGCTCACGGCGACTGGTTGCCAAAATACACGTCATAA
- a CDS encoding AraC family transcriptional regulator codes for MSPIEMNVVPMGWTQMELVLLFFGWEACDPAHYWGPGVRDSYVVHYIHEGRGTVYMGDQEYKLTQGQGFVILPDTLIHYEADPQEPWTYSWFGFKGVQAKAFMQRARLSPEHPVYDARDTNTMDQLYTEMVQASTRPGGDVMNQSLLYRLIAELISSSPVEEEEGQLLSNKEEYIRQAVQFMENRYSQRTSILDIAHAVGLDRTYLSGLFKERYGMSLQSFFLEYRMNRAAELLQNPGLSVSEVAHSVGYTDPLLFSKMFKRVTGISPKGSRIRD; via the coding sequence ATGAGTCCGATCGAGATGAATGTGGTTCCCATGGGCTGGACACAGATGGAGCTGGTCTTGCTGTTTTTCGGGTGGGAGGCTTGTGACCCAGCCCATTATTGGGGACCGGGTGTACGTGATTCCTACGTTGTACATTACATCCATGAAGGACGGGGCACTGTGTATATGGGGGACCAAGAATACAAGTTGACCCAGGGGCAGGGTTTTGTCATTCTCCCGGACACACTTATTCATTATGAGGCAGATCCGCAGGAGCCATGGACGTATTCGTGGTTTGGATTCAAAGGTGTTCAAGCCAAGGCATTCATGCAACGTGCCCGATTGAGCCCGGAGCATCCAGTGTATGATGCGCGTGATACGAATACGATGGATCAGTTGTATACGGAGATGGTTCAGGCTTCCACGCGTCCGGGAGGCGATGTGATGAACCAGAGTCTCTTGTACCGCCTGATAGCGGAGTTGATCTCATCGTCACCGGTAGAGGAAGAGGAGGGACAGCTTCTTTCGAACAAAGAAGAGTACATCAGGCAAGCAGTTCAGTTTATGGAGAACAGGTACAGCCAGCGAACCTCCATTCTGGATATTGCTCACGCCGTGGGGCTAGATCGCACGTATCTATCGGGATTGTTCAAAGAGCGATATGGCATGTCGCTACAGTCTTTTTTTCTGGAGTACCGTATGAATCGTGCTGCCGAACTTCTTCAGAACCCGGGACTTTCTGTTAGTGAAGTAGCCCACTCGGTAGGTTATACGGACCCATTATTATTTTCAAAGATGTTTAAGCGTGTGACGGGTATATCCCCAAAGGGTTCGAGAATTCGTGATTAG
- a CDS encoding VOC family protein, whose amino-acid sequence MSISLNVYLVTDGNGREAVDFYQKAFGAEVLALQTFGDGPSDPNHPIPPEAKDRIMHASLQIGSSVLMLSDTFPGMPYTVGNHVTVTVNTDTADEAKAIFNQLQDGGEVKMPIQETFWSPAYGSVVDKFGVQFQISATPGQA is encoded by the coding sequence ATGTCGATCAGCTTGAATGTGTATCTGGTAACAGACGGTAATGGGCGCGAAGCGGTAGATTTTTATCAAAAGGCATTTGGGGCCGAAGTGCTCGCGCTTCAAACATTTGGCGATGGTCCATCTGACCCGAATCACCCCATCCCGCCAGAAGCGAAAGACCGTATTATGCATGCTTCTCTGCAGATTGGCAGCTCGGTATTAATGTTGTCCGACACGTTTCCAGGTATGCCGTACACTGTAGGTAATCATGTTACGGTTACAGTGAATACGGATACAGCGGATGAAGCCAAAGCAATTTTTAACCAACTGCAAGATGGCGGCGAAGTGAAAATGCCGATACAAGAGACGTTCTGGAGTCCAGCCTACGGCTCGGTTGTTGACAAGTTCGGCGTACAGTTTCAGATCAGTGCTACACCGGGACAAGCTTAA
- a CDS encoding S-layer homology domain-containing protein, translating into MKKMMISGVTALALLTGGIVGFGGVGSSVEAAQATIKFKDVPATHWASSAINKAVEQGYFKGYADGTFKPSSPVTKAEMASILGRLSNQPTASTQEQNNFTDIPEWAKSGVSIAIAKGFISPSNYNGKLDAQGALQRGEMATWLTQGLTVVDPEYKQALSDVTNTVVPAKEYFTGKLASAQKNAVAVALGTGLMSVANDKTFGVDRTTTRAEVAVLIARYAAVAKTKPADFQGLNELRAVGLTGTNLSVIAPKYQVISENNYPYDYSKVTGDFSKIRNQEIVTKTNYADLKVRNWIVVNPYVTGNDRSIYYPVFVDEKDKLVRGAYYSFVEFDLGIKNTMNQLQGGSLINSPTINPLKSPNSEAIFSYSAPRISNLLGTKGVFNVKNPIYWAEGLLHFDKELNPEVLLTLKNGTVFRVRPN; encoded by the coding sequence ATGAAAAAAATGATGATTTCCGGCGTAACGGCATTGGCTTTATTAACAGGGGGTATCGTAGGTTTCGGAGGCGTTGGGAGTTCTGTAGAAGCCGCACAAGCTACCATTAAGTTCAAGGACGTTCCGGCTACACATTGGGCATCCTCAGCGATTAATAAGGCCGTGGAACAAGGTTATTTCAAAGGGTATGCCGATGGAACATTTAAACCAAGCTCCCCTGTCACCAAAGCTGAAATGGCAAGTATCCTGGGACGTTTATCCAACCAGCCTACTGCATCAACACAAGAACAAAACAATTTCACGGACATACCCGAGTGGGCAAAAAGCGGTGTCTCTATTGCTATAGCAAAAGGTTTCATCAGCCCTTCTAATTACAATGGGAAACTGGATGCACAAGGTGCTCTTCAACGAGGCGAAATGGCTACGTGGCTGACGCAAGGATTAACCGTAGTTGATCCTGAGTACAAACAAGCACTCTCTGATGTGACAAACACTGTTGTGCCTGCAAAGGAATATTTCACAGGTAAACTCGCGAGCGCTCAAAAAAATGCAGTAGCCGTTGCCCTGGGAACGGGACTGATGAGTGTAGCAAACGATAAAACATTTGGTGTGGATCGTACTACCACTCGGGCGGAGGTTGCTGTGTTAATTGCTCGTTATGCAGCAGTTGCCAAGACAAAACCTGCCGATTTTCAGGGTCTGAATGAACTGCGAGCAGTGGGTTTGACGGGGACGAATTTGAGTGTTATTGCGCCTAAGTATCAGGTGATTTCCGAGAACAATTATCCTTACGACTACAGCAAGGTAACTGGGGACTTCTCCAAAATTCGCAATCAAGAAATAGTTACCAAAACTAATTACGCTGATCTCAAGGTGAGAAATTGGATTGTTGTTAACCCCTATGTTACAGGTAACGATAGAAGCATTTACTACCCTGTCTTTGTAGATGAGAAAGACAAACTGGTAAGAGGTGCATATTATTCATTTGTTGAATTCGATCTTGGAATAAAGAACACTATGAATCAATTACAAGGGGGAAGTCTAATTAACTCTCCTACTATTAACCCTCTTAAATCACCTAATAGCGAAGCAATTTTTAGTTACAGCGCGCCTCGTATCAGTAATTTACTTGGTACAAAGGGAGTATTTAATGTTAAGAATCCTATTTATTGGGCAGAAGGTTTATTACATTTCGACAAAGAACTCAATCCAGAAGTTTTACTCACTCTAAAAAATGGAACGGTTTTCAGAGTAAGACCTAATTAA
- a CDS encoding DNA-binding protein: protein MQVFEDWNQKVKKTFNATNPEVVLTVSEAGSLLGLTKDQMKLYVDKNKLTKVPIMRSVHRYLLLKSEIDSIVQTR, encoded by the coding sequence ATGCAGGTATTCGAGGACTGGAATCAGAAGGTAAAGAAGACGTTTAATGCTACGAACCCAGAGGTAGTATTGACGGTATCGGAAGCTGGAAGTTTGCTCGGTTTGACCAAAGACCAGATGAAACTGTACGTGGACAAGAACAAACTAACGAAGGTCCCGATCATGAGAAGTGTTCACCGATACCTCTTATTGAAAAGTGAAATAGATAGCATCGTTCAAACGCGATAA
- the csaA gene encoding chaperone CsaA: MATFEEFMQHDIRVGTVVEAEPFPKARIPAIKMTIDFGPLGLKHSSAQITQRYTPDMMIGKQVVAVVNFPPRRIAGFVSEVLVLGGVPGEGDVVLLTPDNPLPNGTPIA; the protein is encoded by the coding sequence ATGGCTACTTTTGAAGAGTTCATGCAACATGACATCCGGGTTGGTACAGTCGTGGAAGCCGAACCCTTTCCCAAGGCTCGCATTCCCGCTATTAAAATGACGATCGACTTCGGTCCACTTGGCCTGAAACATTCCAGTGCTCAGATTACCCAGCGCTACACGCCTGACATGATGATCGGCAAACAGGTCGTTGCTGTAGTTAATTTCCCACCCCGGCGGATTGCCGGTTTTGTCTCTGAAGTACTTGTGCTTGGCGGCGTGCCTGGTGAAGGCGATGTTGTCTTGCTCACACCGGATAATCCATTGCCTAATGGAACACCGATAGCCTGA
- a CDS encoding DUF5704 domain-containing protein, translating into MLNVESFTEKKTKFSVQIGAAIEPTEYRPYELPKYSADYLFNTDLYWEGQAEITKEINLTAGGQLSLNQSKQLNATVKTKTGDGNFGAETNVNTGSGGTTTWESSNPGVATVSNSGLVQAVSRGTTTITVLWKKDGFELTTTTNIGVEENPGTGGGDGNGGGGGGCTPTIGPPSAGTIMSMNDLDPSANGVIKSDNRDNETFNVLKGIPTSESLYTNAFADNYLFKQAWAKMSGKVTYNCNITISYDREWTVPGPEICDDDGCTPGPLVPANDTVSKPYTFQITRDYSYWKINNLEVYKIAKATMNSYALPGETVTMNPTGYTPPTLESRNDESVESHVRPGQTTSITYTPPKLTGGLNQPPSVPDDTSRLKGMAESNTPQSKVNNDLVKFNNTTIMNDVEATKDGPTPSNIPNPTTIGRDVLYKPGNMISNSLLNKANTTSSGEIYYDLLPGNVNGGANKILPINGINTVTVHTPVVNYAWVSDDQPHNQKTVPDPTSAALILERPFIVRIPTSGQHLDAASYPGYGNRDYAKYFRIKQVQFPFDVYNADRSQFISSKTWVDIPVNQLDTTFYLPVWVDEGKYHIAFRNIAENAPANFTEQQDANTNLAHHVAADTVPVDVIGRLYDFHVTDISDYNWESVFRKRLGSPEPTGYSYWTGMNSIDGDPRGNLAPFVLPIRPGSHPVQGFANATVKTGYHFKFDLKTKGNMFGKQDGIRITPTFAFVSKDGSSRQEVDLYYHRGQERLIRIGSAQDMEKRFVVLNSRLRNVPGTELGDTARYQYTYELTAEERSQRTLAEHMVRLVDQTSHQKTWVGRYDWMILSAPIRTLIGPKTDIPSGVNVDRAHAAIQRWYGEYSLPADVYAVPKGKDLEPLARQNQLDEKSKIFLKNGYIVVNFNMESLRNGNTEAAHLQYIHAPLMNQWQMEGFNNTPTDSQGRTWPLKDGDIVFYHADQSSRNDFQSQVPH; encoded by the coding sequence TTGTTAAATGTAGAATCATTTACTGAGAAAAAGACAAAATTTTCTGTGCAAATTGGTGCAGCTATTGAGCCTACTGAATACAGACCCTATGAGTTACCCAAATATTCTGCAGATTATCTATTTAACACAGATCTATACTGGGAAGGCCAAGCCGAAATAACCAAAGAGATCAACCTCACTGCTGGTGGGCAACTTAGCTTGAACCAGTCCAAACAACTTAATGCAACAGTCAAGACGAAAACTGGAGATGGAAACTTTGGAGCCGAGACCAATGTAAACACCGGCAGCGGTGGTACAACTACATGGGAATCATCCAATCCTGGTGTCGCTACCGTTAGTAATTCTGGATTAGTCCAAGCTGTCAGTAGGGGAACTACAACCATAACCGTACTGTGGAAGAAAGATGGATTTGAGTTAACTACCACAACAAACATTGGTGTTGAAGAGAACCCAGGTACTGGCGGGGGCGACGGTAACGGAGGCGGTGGTGGAGGTTGCACGCCAACAATTGGTCCACCTTCTGCTGGAACCATCATGAGCATGAATGATCTCGATCCAAGTGCCAACGGTGTTATTAAGTCAGATAACAGAGATAATGAGACATTCAATGTATTGAAAGGAATCCCTACTTCTGAATCACTCTACACGAATGCCTTTGCTGACAATTACCTGTTTAAACAAGCCTGGGCGAAAATGAGCGGTAAAGTTACATACAACTGCAATATCACAATCTCTTACGACAGAGAATGGACAGTACCTGGACCAGAAATATGTGATGATGATGGTTGTACGCCAGGGCCGCTTGTACCCGCGAATGACACGGTATCCAAGCCATACACCTTCCAAATCACAAGAGACTACTCCTACTGGAAAATTAACAATCTGGAAGTATATAAGATCGCTAAAGCAACCATGAACAGTTACGCTTTGCCCGGAGAGACCGTTACGATGAATCCAACAGGATACACACCACCAACACTGGAATCTAGAAATGATGAATCCGTAGAAAGCCATGTACGACCAGGACAAACCACTTCAATCACATATACTCCACCCAAATTAACAGGTGGTTTGAACCAACCTCCCAGTGTGCCTGATGATACATCAAGGCTAAAAGGGATGGCTGAATCCAACACACCTCAAAGTAAAGTGAACAATGATTTGGTCAAATTCAACAACACAACCATTATGAATGATGTGGAAGCAACCAAAGATGGCCCCACGCCATCCAACATTCCTAATCCAACGACGATCGGGCGTGATGTGCTGTACAAACCAGGCAACATGATCAGCAATTCCCTGCTGAATAAAGCGAACACCACAAGCTCGGGTGAGATCTATTATGATTTGTTACCGGGTAACGTGAATGGCGGCGCCAACAAAATATTGCCGATTAACGGCATCAACACCGTCACAGTGCACACTCCTGTCGTCAACTATGCCTGGGTGTCGGATGATCAGCCGCATAATCAGAAAACCGTACCGGATCCCACCAGCGCTGCACTCATTCTGGAACGCCCGTTCATTGTGCGAATCCCTACATCGGGACAGCACTTGGACGCAGCGAGTTATCCCGGTTATGGAAATCGGGACTATGCCAAATATTTTCGGATCAAACAGGTGCAATTCCCGTTTGATGTCTATAACGCTGATCGGAGTCAGTTTATCTCGTCCAAGACATGGGTGGATATTCCGGTCAATCAACTAGACACCACATTCTATCTTCCCGTATGGGTAGATGAAGGCAAGTATCACATTGCATTCCGCAATATTGCAGAGAATGCACCTGCAAACTTTACCGAGCAACAGGATGCCAATACCAATCTGGCACATCATGTTGCAGCAGACACCGTGCCGGTAGATGTTATCGGAAGGTTATATGATTTTCACGTCACTGATATCTCTGATTACAACTGGGAAAGTGTATTTCGCAAGCGGTTGGGTAGTCCCGAACCAACGGGCTATAGCTACTGGACAGGGATGAATAGCATTGATGGTGATCCGCGAGGTAACCTGGCTCCATTTGTATTGCCTATTCGACCAGGAAGCCATCCGGTGCAGGGATTCGCTAACGCGACTGTGAAGACAGGATACCATTTCAAGTTCGATCTGAAGACCAAGGGCAATATGTTTGGCAAACAGGATGGTATTCGAATTACACCCACTTTTGCTTTTGTGAGTAAAGATGGGTCCTCCCGGCAAGAAGTCGATCTGTACTACCATCGCGGTCAGGAACGCCTGATCCGTATCGGATCGGCACAGGATATGGAGAAACGCTTTGTTGTGCTGAACTCACGGCTTCGAAATGTACCCGGCACAGAGTTAGGCGATACAGCGCGTTATCAGTATACTTATGAACTGACAGCGGAAGAACGCAGCCAGCGTACGTTGGCAGAACATATGGTTCGCCTGGTCGATCAGACTTCTCATCAAAAAACGTGGGTAGGTCGTTATGACTGGATGATCCTGTCCGCTCCGATTCGGACACTCATCGGGCCCAAAACGGACATTCCTTCCGGGGTCAACGTGGACCGGGCCCATGCAGCAATCCAACGTTGGTACGGGGAGTACAGCTTGCCCGCCGATGTATATGCTGTACCAAAAGGGAAGGATCTCGAACCCCTTGCCCGACAAAATCAGCTAGATGAGAAATCGAAGATTTTTCTAAAGAATGGTTATATCGTAGTCAACTTCAACATGGAAAGCCTGCGGAATGGAAATACAGAGGCAGCCCATCTGCAATATATTCATGCGCCGCTGATGAATCAATGGCAGATGGAAGGTTTCAACAACACGCCAACTGACAGCCAAGGCAGAACCTGGCCGCTGAAGGATGGTGATATTGTCTTTTATCATGCTGATCAGTCCAGCCGAAACGACTTCCAATCCCAAGTACCACACTAG
- the udk gene encoding uridine kinase encodes MLIIGIAGGTGSGKTTVARSVIDRLGSGKVTFISQDNYYKDQSQLTPEQRRLTNYDHPFAFDNDLLIEHLTLLKKGQAAYAPVYDFTIDNRAANETVELAPNHIVIVEGLHVLIDEHLRSLLDIKVFVDTDSDVRILRRVLRDIEERGRTIQSVYKQYLETVKPMHDAFIEPSKKYADIIIPEGGHNEVGIQMLSILTEKYLTGENWNGS; translated from the coding sequence ATGCTCATTATTGGTATCGCCGGAGGAACCGGCTCCGGTAAAACGACGGTAGCTCGCTCCGTCATAGACCGTCTGGGATCAGGTAAGGTCACATTTATATCCCAAGACAATTATTACAAAGACCAGTCGCAGCTCACACCTGAACAACGCCGACTCACCAATTACGATCACCCGTTTGCATTCGATAATGATCTGTTGATTGAGCATCTCACCCTGTTGAAAAAAGGCCAAGCGGCTTATGCTCCCGTATATGACTTCACCATAGATAACCGTGCTGCCAATGAGACGGTTGAACTGGCACCGAACCATATTGTCATTGTAGAAGGATTGCACGTGCTAATCGACGAACATCTTCGCAGTTTGCTGGACATCAAAGTATTTGTTGATACTGATTCTGATGTGCGGATTTTGCGGAGAGTACTGCGGGATATTGAGGAACGCGGACGCACGATCCAATCGGTGTACAAACAATATCTCGAAACGGTAAAACCGATGCACGATGCGTTTATCGAGCCATCCAAGAAGTATGCCGATATCATTATTCCAGAAGGCGGACATAATGAAGTAGGCATTCAGATGTTATCCATCCTCACCGAGAAATACCTTACCGGAGAGAATTGGAACGGCTCTTAA
- a CDS encoding XRE family transcriptional regulator translates to MFVGENLTNLRIMHGYSRKQLSEQLGVTEQAVWQYENAYTSPKVPIVNEMKRIFSVKSKYFYAKDMLAQQMNTANIDVMNIAYRSKVLNVISKTQTEAKHVEYLDTFINYITAQISLPTLNIIKLREEAIEYMNHSDDDRATQIRYVAHLARQRLNLEPSTNENLMFRIEKSGVYVFEKAIGEEIDAYSLWTRNDRPFIILGNIKRSAVRRNFDIAHELGHLLLHYRLEFVNLDRKEHKLIENEANLFAGAFLLPEEEFSSDMNDITYKTNPDQYLDLKNKWKTSLQVLGYRAAHLGMMEAKDHRNFYAAMHRRGYLEKEPFDREIPLQKPMRIKTIIDLLSNKGLVDIRYMIEEDWKVEASFFHHMTGINTDFFNKYMTNKPQTSIQNVRKMPTRSS, encoded by the coding sequence ATGTTCGTTGGTGAAAATTTGACCAATTTACGGATCATGCATGGATATTCAAGAAAGCAGCTCTCCGAACAATTAGGTGTGACAGAACAAGCAGTCTGGCAATATGAAAATGCGTATACCTCTCCCAAAGTGCCAATCGTGAACGAGATGAAACGCATTTTCAGTGTGAAAAGTAAGTATTTTTATGCGAAAGATATGTTAGCGCAGCAAATGAATACTGCCAATATTGATGTCATGAACATCGCCTATCGTTCAAAGGTGTTGAATGTAATCTCAAAGACACAGACAGAAGCAAAACACGTAGAATATTTGGATACGTTCATTAATTATATTACCGCCCAGATTAGCCTCCCCACGCTGAACATTATCAAGTTGCGGGAAGAGGCCATTGAATATATGAATCATTCAGATGATGATCGTGCTACTCAGATCCGTTATGTTGCCCATCTTGCGAGACAACGGCTGAATCTGGAGCCATCCACGAATGAGAACCTGATGTTCCGGATCGAAAAAAGCGGTGTGTACGTCTTTGAGAAAGCAATTGGTGAAGAAATTGATGCGTACAGTCTTTGGACGCGGAATGATCGTCCGTTTATCATCCTGGGCAACATCAAACGTTCTGCGGTTCGTAGGAATTTCGATATTGCACATGAGCTTGGTCATTTGTTGCTTCATTATCGTCTGGAATTTGTCAATCTGGACCGAAAAGAACACAAATTGATTGAAAATGAAGCTAATCTGTTTGCGGGTGCATTTTTATTGCCCGAAGAAGAGTTTTCATCGGACATGAATGATATCACTTATAAGACGAATCCCGATCAATATCTTGATTTGAAAAATAAATGGAAGACTTCCCTACAAGTGCTGGGATACAGAGCAGCACATCTAGGAATGATGGAAGCTAAGGATCATCGTAATTTCTATGCGGCGATGCACCGAAGAGGATATCTGGAAAAGGAGCCTTTCGACAGGGAGATTCCACTTCAAAAGCCGATGCGAATTAAAACCATTATTGACCTGCTTTCCAATAAAGGTCTTGTGGATATCCGTTATATGATTGAGGAAGATTGGAAAGTGGAGGCTTCCTTCTTTCATCATATGACAGGAATAAACACGGATTTTTTTAATAAATACATGACGAACAAGCCACAAACTAGTATTCAAAATGTTAGGAAAATGCCTACACGCAGTTCTTGA
- the ytxJ gene encoding bacillithiol system redox-active protein YtxJ, producing MKKKVNHQAVWLAIGTAMGVGIGTATQQLGLGIAFGVALGIVIDSMVSKRVGSDSEHMLSEHVRELHKSGDWEEALQRSQDHPVLILKHSTTCPKSARAYREFMGFVGTNASDPKQPMDYRIVKVIENRSLSRHIAEETEVHHESPQVLLLDQGKVVNHTSHGKITKKRLLQWAENPFG from the coding sequence ATGAAGAAAAAGGTAAATCATCAAGCCGTATGGCTTGCTATAGGAACGGCCATGGGAGTCGGCATTGGTACGGCTACGCAGCAGCTTGGACTCGGGATTGCTTTTGGCGTGGCGCTTGGCATTGTGATTGATTCGATGGTTAGCAAACGTGTGGGATCAGACTCGGAACATATGCTCAGCGAGCATGTTCGTGAATTGCACAAATCGGGTGACTGGGAAGAGGCACTTCAGCGTTCGCAGGATCACCCGGTGCTCATCCTGAAGCACAGCACGACTTGTCCGAAGAGTGCGAGAGCGTACAGAGAGTTTATGGGGTTTGTAGGCACCAATGCATCAGATCCCAAACAACCCATGGACTACCGCATTGTCAAAGTGATTGAAAATCGCTCCTTGTCCCGCCATATTGCGGAAGAGACAGAGGTTCATCATGAGTCACCACAGGTACTTCTTCTCGATCAGGGAAAAGTCGTCAATCATACCTCTCATGGCAAAATTACAAAAAAAAGATTATTGCAGTGGGCAGAGAATCCGTTTGGATAA
- a CDS encoding sugar phosphate isomerase/epimerase → MKVGLSTYSLLNDLNSGEMTVLDVIDWIAANGGEHMEMVPYGYTVEDNHDLADAIRERAASAGIELSNYSMPANFVQETEEAFEEEMARVKRHVDVVHRMGVKHLRHDVTAFTLPKEKMTIAWFEEHLPLMVRGSQIIADYAAQFGITTTIENHGFSVQASDRVQRVLHAVDRPNFKTTLDIGNFMCVDENPIIGVMKNLPYASLVHFKDFYFRPYDEHPGEGEWFTTAYGNFLRGAIVGQGDIPIRKIVKLIKDSGYDGNITVEFEGMEECKSASKIAMDNLRRFWEEA, encoded by the coding sequence ATGAAAGTGGGCCTGAGCACGTATAGTTTGTTGAACGATTTGAATTCGGGTGAGATGACGGTGCTGGATGTGATCGACTGGATTGCGGCGAACGGCGGCGAGCATATGGAGATGGTACCTTACGGTTATACCGTGGAGGATAATCACGATCTGGCGGATGCGATTCGGGAACGGGCAGCGTCTGCGGGTATTGAACTGTCCAACTACTCGATGCCAGCGAACTTCGTGCAGGAGACGGAAGAGGCGTTTGAAGAAGAGATGGCTCGGGTCAAAAGGCATGTGGATGTCGTACACCGGATGGGTGTAAAACATCTGCGTCATGACGTCACGGCGTTTACCCTGCCGAAGGAGAAGATGACCATTGCCTGGTTCGAGGAACATCTGCCTCTGATGGTGCGGGGAAGCCAGATCATTGCGGACTATGCTGCGCAGTTTGGCATCACCACAACCATTGAGAATCACGGCTTCAGCGTGCAGGCGAGTGACCGGGTGCAGCGTGTTCTGCATGCTGTAGATCGTCCGAACTTCAAAACAACACTCGATATTGGCAATTTCATGTGTGTGGATGAGAACCCGATCATTGGTGTCATGAAAAATCTGCCGTACGCTTCTCTGGTCCACTTTAAAGATTTTTACTTCCGTCCTTATGATGAGCATCCGGGTGAGGGTGAATGGTTTACGACAGCCTACGGTAACTTCCTGCGAGGAGCGATCGTTGGGCAAGGGGACATTCCAATCCGCAAAATTGTAAAGCTGATCAAAGACTCCGGCTATGATGGCAACATTACGGTGGAGTTCGAAGGCATGGAGGAATGTAAATCCGCATCCAAGATTGCCATGGATAACCTGCGTCGCTTCTGGGAAGAAGCGTAA